One Edaphobacter flagellatus genomic region harbors:
- a CDS encoding HD domain-containing phosphohydrolase: MLQERILVVDDEAAIRGVVATLLENSGYAAATARNADEAIEMLSQDPTCSAVLSDINMPGTDGLALLDRIATDHPGLPVVMFTAVHDVHVATDAFRRGAFDYLLKPFEHTQLESAVARAVEHHRNLRQNLAYRQHLEEIISARTGKLRSTMQDLERSYDITIEAMGAALDLRDEETEGHSRRVTAYTVSLARAVGINEQQLRIIARGAFLHDIGKIATPDAILLKPGRLNPDEMAIMRQHCQSGYEIVRKIPFLSESAEIVYAHQECYDGTGYPRGLKGDQIPLGARIFAIADALDAMTSDRPYRKASSIASARAEIARCSGAQFDPSIVRVFLNIPDESWISLRERSTQPGFAAFSTL; encoded by the coding sequence ATGCTGCAGGAACGAATCCTTGTAGTGGACGATGAAGCCGCCATCCGTGGTGTCGTTGCCACGCTGCTCGAAAACAGCGGATACGCTGCGGCCACAGCGCGCAACGCCGACGAAGCTATTGAGATGCTCAGCCAGGACCCCACCTGCTCCGCCGTTCTCTCCGACATCAACATGCCCGGCACCGACGGTCTCGCTCTGCTCGATCGCATTGCTACCGATCACCCCGGACTTCCCGTCGTCATGTTCACCGCCGTCCACGATGTGCACGTCGCAACCGATGCCTTCCGCCGCGGGGCCTTCGATTATCTGTTGAAGCCCTTCGAACACACGCAGCTTGAAAGCGCCGTAGCACGGGCCGTCGAGCACCACCGCAACCTCCGCCAGAACCTGGCCTACCGCCAGCACCTCGAAGAGATCATCTCCGCACGTACCGGCAAGCTTCGCTCCACCATGCAGGACCTCGAACGCAGCTATGACATCACCATCGAGGCCATGGGCGCCGCACTCGACCTTCGCGACGAAGAAACCGAAGGACACTCACGCCGCGTCACCGCCTACACGGTCTCCCTCGCGCGCGCCGTCGGCATCAACGAGCAACAGCTCCGCATCATCGCACGCGGGGCCTTCCTCCACGACATCGGCAAAATCGCCACACCCGATGCCATCCTCCTCAAACCCGGCCGCCTCAACCCGGACGAGATGGCCATCATGCGCCAGCACTGCCAGAGCGGCTACGAGATCGTCCGCAAGATTCCCTTCCTCAGCGAATCCGCCGAAATCGTCTATGCACACCAGGAGTGCTACGACGGCACCGGCTACCCGCGCGGCCTCAAAGGCGACCAGATTCCTCTCGGCGCGCGTATCTTTGCCATCGCCGATGCACTCGACGCCATGACCTCCGACCGCCCCTACCGCAAAGCCTCAAGCATCGCCTCCGCACGCGCCGAAATCGCACGCTGCTCCGGAGCACAGTTCGACCCCTCCATCGTCCGCGTCTTCCTCAACATCCCCGACGAATCCTGGATCAGCCTCCGCGAACGCTCCACACAACCCGGCTTCGCCGCCTTCAGCACGCTGTAA
- a CDS encoding 4a-hydroxytetrahydrobiopterin dehydratase, whose protein sequence is MATLSSSEIDIFLKTAPAWKLDSGKLVRDWEFADFVHAMAFVNRVAELAEAVGHHPDIDIRYNKVRLGLIPRLGRNYPTRYQNVCPDRSRT, encoded by the coding sequence ATGGCGACTCTTTCCTCATCCGAGATCGATATCTTCCTAAAGACGGCTCCAGCCTGGAAGCTCGACTCCGGCAAACTCGTTCGCGACTGGGAGTTCGCTGACTTCGTTCACGCAATGGCCTTCGTCAACCGTGTTGCCGAGCTTGCCGAAGCAGTGGGACATCATCCGGATATCGACATCCGCTATAACAAGGTGCGCCTCGGGCTCATCCCACGACTCGGGAGGAATTACCCAACGCGATACCAAAATGTCTGCCCGGATCGATCAAGAACTTAA
- a CDS encoding CYCXC family (seleno)protein yields MKRLLGCLALGLVTIAASAQWSNPAADIPAYNAKAPAKPLPPVLSGNQLTGEYFTHPYQATAYKMAAKIPNVLHQQPCYCHCDRAMGHNSLHSCFEGTHGAACSTCMKEAVYAYQQTKKGKTPAQIRAGIIRGDWIDVDLENATL; encoded by the coding sequence ATGAAGCGACTTCTTGGATGCCTCGCATTAGGGCTTGTCACAATTGCTGCCTCCGCGCAGTGGAGCAATCCCGCAGCGGATATTCCCGCCTATAACGCGAAGGCTCCAGCTAAGCCGCTGCCTCCTGTCCTTAGCGGCAATCAGCTAACAGGCGAGTATTTTACGCATCCATATCAGGCAACGGCCTACAAGATGGCCGCGAAGATCCCCAACGTTCTGCATCAGCAGCCGTGCTATTGCCACTGCGATCGCGCAATGGGACACAATAGCCTGCACAGCTGCTTCGAAGGAACGCACGGCGCAGCCTGCTCCACCTGTATGAAGGAAGCGGTTTACGCCTACCAGCAGACGAAGAAGGGCAAAACGCCTGCACAGATTCGCGCCGGCATCATCCGAGGCGACTGGATCGATGTCGATCTGGAGAACGCTACCCTCTAG
- a CDS encoding EamA family transporter gives MSWVFWAFLSAVFAAMTALLAKVGVANIDSNLATAIRTTVIVLFTWAIAIGLEKHNGLAEIGRTSWIFLILSGICTGLSWLCYFRALQLGPASSVAPIDKLSVVFVVLGAWLFLGEKLTLLKVGGVSLIAIGAVILALA, from the coding sequence ATGAGCTGGGTCTTCTGGGCGTTTCTCTCTGCCGTCTTTGCGGCCATGACCGCGCTGCTGGCCAAAGTTGGCGTCGCGAACATTGACTCCAATCTGGCGACTGCAATCCGCACAACCGTCATCGTGCTGTTCACCTGGGCCATCGCTATCGGGCTGGAGAAGCATAACGGCTTGGCAGAGATCGGACGAACGAGCTGGATATTTCTGATTCTCTCCGGTATCTGTACCGGACTCTCGTGGCTCTGCTACTTCCGCGCCCTGCAGCTTGGACCAGCATCGAGCGTCGCACCAATCGACAAACTCAGCGTCGTCTTCGTCGTTCTTGGAGCGTGGCTCTTTCTCGGAGAGAAATTGACACTGCTGAAAGTGGGCGGCGTTTCTCTCATCGCAATCGGCGCGGTCATCCTCGCATTGGCATGA
- a CDS encoding tyrosine-type recombinase/integrase, with the protein MWVEGTVNNTYIRRSLHTASWERAQGLAQEIESADDPKAPPPVKEAPTTLQQAVDEYLADAKARELADSTLAKLETIFKKQFLSWAKAEGYTLLREIDLRAIQSFRTTWKDGGLAKKKKQERLTGFFWFCIRAGWITTTPTQNLKRITVHQKPTDYFPREEYARIVDATYRLDDGMERAYDIDKRGQRLRALVGLLRWSGLRIRDAVTLERTRLLPNDDLFLYQAKTGVPVYVPLPHDVAEDLRNVPPGPKPNPRYFFWSGNGDPKSAVADWQRSFRRLFEVANLEKPDGTTKRCFPHMFRDTFAVENLLAGIPIDQVSILLGHKSVKITEKHYAPFVKARQDQLTASVRQAWQAMEPEKPKPTKRTRQAP; encoded by the coding sequence ATGTGGGTGGAGGGTACGGTCAACAACACCTATATCCGGCGCAGCCTTCACACCGCGAGTTGGGAACGGGCACAGGGGCTCGCGCAAGAGATCGAATCCGCAGATGACCCCAAAGCTCCTCCTCCCGTGAAGGAGGCTCCGACGACGCTTCAGCAGGCCGTCGATGAGTACCTAGCGGATGCAAAGGCCCGTGAGCTCGCGGACTCGACACTCGCGAAGCTTGAAACGATCTTCAAAAAGCAGTTCCTGAGTTGGGCTAAGGCTGAGGGCTATACTCTGCTGCGCGAAATCGACCTTCGAGCCATTCAGTCATTCCGTACAACATGGAAAGATGGTGGACTGGCAAAGAAGAAGAAGCAGGAACGGTTGACCGGCTTCTTCTGGTTTTGTATTCGCGCGGGATGGATCACAACAACACCCACCCAGAACCTCAAGCGGATTACCGTCCATCAAAAGCCAACGGATTATTTTCCGCGCGAGGAATACGCGAGAATTGTGGACGCGACCTATCGGCTTGATGATGGAATGGAGCGCGCCTACGACATTGACAAGCGCGGCCAGCGCCTTCGCGCATTGGTGGGACTTCTACGCTGGAGTGGTCTGCGAATCCGGGACGCGGTTACTCTCGAAAGAACAAGGCTCCTGCCGAACGACGATCTGTTTCTCTATCAGGCGAAGACGGGCGTGCCTGTGTATGTTCCACTTCCCCACGATGTTGCCGAGGACCTACGCAATGTACCACCAGGTCCGAAGCCGAACCCTCGCTATTTCTTTTGGAGTGGAAATGGCGACCCGAAATCGGCGGTGGCCGATTGGCAGCGCAGCTTCCGGCGTTTGTTTGAAGTGGCAAATCTGGAGAAGCCGGACGGAACGACAAAGAGATGCTTCCCACACATGTTCCGCGATACGTTCGCCGTGGAGAATTTGCTCGCTGGGATTCCGATCGATCAGGTGTCGATCCTGCTTGGCCACAAGAGCGTGAAGATCACCGAAAAGCACTACGCGCCATTTGTGAAGGCGCGGCAGGATCAGCTCACCGCAAGCGTACGTCAAGCATGGCAAGCTATGGAGCCAGAGAAACCCAAACCAACCAAGCGAACACGTCAGGCCCCCTAA
- a CDS encoding right-handed parallel beta-helix repeat-containing protein, protein MEAAKTRVRSLTSSMQADIVVSLNDGLYRLTSPLELTSVDSGNNGHSVIWHATGQHVVFDGAIRIQKWHVVDRKMNLWSAPVPPGTKSLQLFINDSRAVRARGLGCKSPAQCVYTATGMQGVDPQLATFRRPQELVAVFAARWRDFHCPIHSIAGTEITMAQPCWHNTVIDSKNGWSSASPKGRSFKGIEWFENAYELLGTPGQFYLDTHANVVYYVPRPGEDLRRADVEMPIAQSLLTMTGTFEAPIHDLKFEGVTFAHTTWLSPDTNEGYVSLQAGYLVNGNRERLPDNGEGMTRIATAVTVLGGERISFSHDRFQELGAGGIALAGGTHDSLVSYSKFYDLSGGAVFIGDIEAYPAGARLKSSNNRIERNTIDRVAREYRDNVGIMGAFNDGLTIDHNTIENLPYTGLSVGWGWNYEGDKATQHGIRITHNKLRNFMLELYDGGAIYTQAQSPDSEVCANYIDFSGTDHANGIYLDERSRGYAVHNNVIWNISKHAQADDEHAPDQNRWLSAWSSWSGELVMTNNWSDDKHLKPHNPGPTKVFGPNSLALSVLPVEAEHVIANTGADAPEADIDTPCVDIPGIRPIEGR, encoded by the coding sequence TTGGAAGCAGCCAAAACCCGTGTTCGTTCGCTCACTTCATCCATGCAGGCCGATATTGTTGTTTCGCTCAACGACGGACTATATCGCCTGACGAGTCCTCTTGAGCTGACTTCGGTGGACTCCGGAAACAACGGTCACAGTGTTATCTGGCATGCGACAGGACAGCACGTCGTCTTCGATGGTGCCATTCGCATTCAAAAATGGCATGTTGTCGATCGAAAAATGAATCTTTGGAGCGCACCAGTTCCTCCAGGAACGAAGTCGCTACAGCTTTTTATAAACGACAGTCGAGCCGTGCGTGCGCGCGGCCTCGGTTGCAAAAGTCCCGCTCAATGCGTATATACCGCTACGGGCATGCAAGGCGTCGATCCACAGCTTGCAACGTTTCGCAGGCCACAGGAGCTAGTGGCAGTATTCGCAGCAAGGTGGCGCGACTTCCACTGTCCCATTCATTCCATTGCAGGGACAGAAATCACGATGGCTCAACCCTGCTGGCATAATACAGTGATCGATTCGAAAAACGGTTGGAGCAGTGCTAGCCCCAAAGGGCGCTCTTTCAAAGGCATCGAGTGGTTTGAGAATGCCTATGAATTGCTGGGCACACCAGGTCAGTTCTATCTCGATACCCATGCCAATGTCGTCTACTACGTCCCGCGTCCAGGGGAAGATTTGCGTCGTGCCGATGTCGAGATGCCGATTGCCCAGTCACTTCTGACGATGACGGGGACGTTCGAAGCTCCTATCCATGACCTCAAATTTGAGGGGGTTACATTTGCACATACCACCTGGTTATCCCCCGACACAAACGAAGGCTACGTCAGTCTGCAGGCTGGCTATCTTGTCAATGGGAATCGTGAACGTCTGCCGGATAACGGGGAGGGGATGACACGCATCGCCACAGCAGTAACGGTGCTGGGTGGGGAAAGAATCTCTTTTTCGCACGATCGGTTTCAAGAACTGGGTGCCGGCGGCATCGCATTAGCCGGAGGAACGCACGACAGCTTAGTGTCTTACAGCAAGTTTTATGACCTCTCGGGAGGAGCCGTCTTTATCGGTGATATCGAAGCATATCCTGCCGGTGCGCGCCTGAAGTCATCGAACAATCGAATCGAACGCAACACGATTGATCGTGTCGCTCGCGAATACCGCGATAACGTCGGCATCATGGGTGCCTTTAATGATGGATTGACGATCGATCACAACACCATTGAAAACCTACCGTATACCGGACTCTCAGTAGGGTGGGGCTGGAACTACGAAGGCGATAAGGCCACGCAGCATGGAATTCGAATTACCCATAACAAATTACGGAATTTTATGTTGGAACTCTACGACGGCGGCGCTATTTATACGCAGGCTCAATCACCCGATTCAGAAGTGTGCGCGAACTACATTGACTTCAGCGGTACTGATCATGCGAATGGTATCTACTTGGATGAGCGCAGCCGGGGTTATGCCGTACACAACAACGTTATATGGAACATTAGCAAGCACGCTCAAGCTGACGACGAACACGCTCCCGATCAGAATCGCTGGCTCTCGGCGTGGTCGTCTTGGAGTGGAGAACTCGTTATGACGAACAATTGGAGCGACGATAAACATCTCAAGCCGCACAATCCGGGACCAACAAAGGTATTCGGTCCCAACTCGCTAGCTTTATCCGTCCTTCCAGTCGAGGCAGAGCATGTCATCGCAAACACTGGTGCAGATGCACCTGAAGCCGATATTGATACCCCATGCGTGGACATACCGGGCATCAGGCCCATTGAAGGCCGATAG
- a CDS encoding TonB-dependent receptor has protein sequence MRYTKCLVLFFISCLLIGNDIQLFCQSGGGRIQGTVHDASGAIVPNAPVTVLNAATGVATHLVTNDAGLYVAPSLPIGNYTVTVEAQGFNRWEGHLVLRVNQTANIDTTLVVGGVNEQITVAGDVTPLVNTVNQTVGSTLDRQRIAELPENGRNVAYLVQITTPGVGPNNSVNGMNSAAFEYLQDGAVLANQDFGGANYKLPDPDSIQEVKVETSNSSAKFNRPATAILTTKSGTNIFHGSLFETMRNNSFGVARRREDPVGVPAPKLIRNEFGVSLGGPIFLPYITGHGPALYDGRDKSFFFISYAGLELRNSVTKSYSVPTDAMRGGDFSALTNGGAVPLTLYDPLTTSATTPYTRQKFANNQIPMSRISPLAQKIFAIMPHATDTTVNPSIGPNWFGATPNNDSQRTLTVRLDRHFNETNNGYIRFTHANTAPFAWLSNSYGPPATDGSANLQFTPTYTDSGTLSFNHIFSSTFFSETVLSHNYESDIVAAGQHSNVDYSDQLGLPNPLGANGFPFVSGIGFLPYGFGPGGVRKNSQHITNLDENLTLVRGRHTLQFGGRYRHERIWVFPDQNPAATNVSFGSLATGLYDPTSGTSYSKNPLTGHATADLFLGYAASYTVVKNQQWYRFRNQEIATYFQDDFKVTPKLTLNLGLRWEIHPALHEQNGLFGGYDFNTGAIVTGKSLDYLYKINETSPAIINALQATGASFETAQQAGLPESLVHGNYHDIAPRFGAAYQMISGNHPTVLRGGYGTYVYAPPTRNFYAETRSNPPYTATFPVNYTDTSQDGLPNYLLRTVPTVVAGQNSSNIVNLNNPKAFTLGSFGASALDPHYPSTFVHQWNFTIEQGLPKSAVFRASYIGVHGTNLEQYWEYDDSPSTYTWYAQTNQPLPTGPRAAVLTKPYPNLPYGYVEVQRKTGISNNNSIQLELQRLHKNGYGFQVFYVLSNAFRMGGNGWRDNIYEPASYFAPGAVPGDENASNRYQNYMRDTTAAPQHQIRWNWLMDMPFGKGKRFLGNSNRFMDALVGGWQLGSIGALASQWWQPTTNLYQPTTMHVYGKKYKVTDCRSGKCKPGFLWYNGYIKANQINVANGVQGVPSDYSPYNTPFFPTPANGGSTSDPNYKYYETNTSFFTLNNGSKVTATYNPGINPLLHRYQLGPFNWTMDASIFKAVKVTEKAALQINADFFNVLNEPGLKNPDLTSGIVDPTFSSNTPRQMQLTLRLLF, from the coding sequence ATGCGGTATACAAAATGTTTGGTTTTATTTTTTATTAGCTGTCTATTGATTGGCAATGATATCCAATTGTTTTGCCAGTCAGGCGGAGGGCGGATCCAAGGAACAGTTCATGATGCCAGTGGTGCCATCGTTCCCAATGCACCCGTAACCGTTCTGAATGCGGCAACCGGAGTGGCGACACATCTCGTCACCAACGATGCGGGTTTGTACGTAGCTCCGTCACTGCCGATTGGAAACTACACGGTTACAGTCGAGGCGCAGGGATTTAACAGATGGGAGGGGCATCTGGTCCTGCGCGTCAACCAGACCGCAAATATAGACACCACTTTGGTCGTAGGTGGCGTGAACGAGCAGATCACCGTTGCCGGGGACGTGACACCCCTAGTGAATACGGTCAATCAAACCGTCGGAAGCACACTGGACCGTCAGCGTATCGCAGAGCTTCCAGAGAACGGGCGCAACGTTGCATATCTCGTGCAGATCACCACTCCGGGCGTGGGTCCCAACAATAGCGTCAATGGCATGAACTCAGCTGCATTTGAATATCTTCAGGACGGTGCAGTGTTAGCTAACCAGGACTTTGGTGGTGCGAACTACAAGTTGCCAGATCCCGATTCCATCCAGGAGGTTAAAGTCGAAACTTCCAATTCGTCTGCTAAGTTCAACCGCCCTGCCACCGCAATTCTGACCACGAAGTCGGGCACGAATATATTTCATGGCTCGTTGTTTGAAACGATGCGCAACAACAGCTTTGGAGTAGCACGGAGGAGAGAAGACCCCGTAGGAGTACCCGCTCCGAAGCTGATTCGCAATGAGTTTGGAGTCAGTCTAGGAGGGCCAATTTTCCTGCCTTATATAACCGGCCATGGACCTGCACTCTATGACGGTCGCGACAAGTCATTCTTCTTTATTTCTTATGCGGGGCTTGAACTTAGAAATTCTGTAACCAAGTCCTACTCGGTTCCGACTGATGCCATGCGCGGGGGCGATTTCAGTGCTCTTACAAACGGCGGCGCCGTTCCTCTGACGCTCTACGATCCGTTGACCACTTCAGCCACAACGCCATATACGCGGCAGAAATTCGCCAACAACCAGATTCCGATGAGTCGGATATCTCCACTGGCTCAGAAGATTTTTGCGATTATGCCGCACGCCACCGACACAACTGTCAATCCTTCCATTGGCCCTAACTGGTTCGGCGCTACTCCCAACAATGACAGTCAAAGAACTCTGACTGTTCGCCTGGATCGTCACTTCAACGAAACCAATAATGGGTATATCCGGTTTACTCACGCGAACACGGCACCCTTCGCCTGGCTTTCAAACAGCTATGGTCCCCCGGCGACCGATGGCTCTGCGAACCTCCAATTTACCCCAACCTACACGGATAGCGGTACGCTTTCGTTCAATCACATCTTTTCGTCAACGTTCTTCAGCGAAACAGTACTCTCCCACAATTACGAGTCGGACATCGTCGCAGCAGGACAGCACTCCAACGTCGATTATTCCGATCAGCTTGGACTGCCAAACCCACTAGGGGCAAATGGGTTTCCATTTGTCTCTGGAATAGGTTTTTTACCCTATGGTTTTGGCCCAGGAGGCGTTCGCAAGAACTCCCAGCACATTACCAATCTGGATGAAAACCTTACGCTCGTTCGCGGCCGTCATACGCTTCAATTTGGCGGTCGTTATCGGCATGAGCGAATCTGGGTGTTCCCAGACCAGAATCCTGCTGCAACAAACGTTAGTTTCGGTTCGCTTGCTACAGGGCTGTACGATCCCACATCAGGGACAAGTTATTCCAAAAATCCTTTGACTGGACATGCAACTGCGGATTTGTTTCTCGGCTACGCTGCGAGCTATACCGTCGTAAAAAATCAGCAATGGTACCGGTTCCGCAATCAGGAAATTGCTACCTATTTTCAAGACGACTTCAAGGTCACTCCGAAGCTGACGCTCAATTTAGGCCTTCGTTGGGAGATCCATCCTGCGCTGCATGAGCAGAACGGCCTTTTTGGCGGATACGACTTTAATACAGGCGCCATCGTTACCGGCAAGTCACTTGATTACCTCTATAAGATCAATGAAACCTCTCCTGCAATCATCAACGCTCTCCAGGCGACAGGCGCTTCCTTTGAGACGGCCCAGCAGGCCGGATTGCCGGAAAGCCTTGTGCATGGCAATTATCACGATATTGCTCCCCGTTTTGGCGCAGCCTACCAGATGATCTCCGGCAATCATCCGACGGTGCTTCGCGGAGGATATGGAACGTATGTGTACGCTCCTCCAACAAGAAACTTCTATGCTGAAACGCGCTCCAATCCGCCGTACACAGCGACTTTCCCCGTAAATTACACGGACACATCGCAGGATGGTTTGCCGAATTACCTCCTGCGCACCGTTCCGACTGTAGTTGCAGGACAGAACAGCTCAAATATCGTCAATCTGAACAATCCTAAGGCCTTCACCCTGGGTTCGTTTGGAGCCTCTGCTCTGGACCCCCACTATCCTTCTACATTCGTCCATCAGTGGAACTTTACGATAGAGCAGGGGCTCCCGAAGAGCGCCGTATTCCGTGCCAGTTACATCGGCGTTCATGGCACAAATCTCGAGCAGTATTGGGAGTATGATGACTCCCCCAGCACCTATACCTGGTACGCGCAGACGAATCAACCGTTGCCCACTGGCCCAAGGGCAGCCGTGCTGACGAAACCGTACCCCAATCTTCCTTATGGTTATGTTGAGGTTCAGCGGAAAACCGGAATCTCGAATAACAACTCCATTCAACTAGAGCTGCAAAGGCTGCATAAGAACGGCTATGGCTTCCAGGTCTTCTATGTGCTCTCCAATGCGTTTCGCATGGGAGGGAATGGCTGGAGAGACAACATCTATGAACCCGCGAGCTATTTTGCTCCTGGAGCTGTACCAGGTGATGAAAACGCATCGAATCGCTATCAGAACTACATGCGTGATACCACTGCAGCACCACAACACCAGATCCGCTGGAACTGGCTGATGGACATGCCATTTGGTAAGGGAAAGAGATTCCTCGGAAACTCAAACCGATTTATGGATGCACTGGTTGGTGGCTGGCAGCTCGGCAGTATTGGCGCTCTTGCTAGCCAATGGTGGCAGCCGACGACAAACTTGTATCAACCCACAACCATGCATGTCTATGGGAAGAAGTACAAGGTAACTGACTGCCGCAGTGGAAAATGTAAACCCGGATTTCTCTGGTACAACGGCTACATCAAAGCAAACCAGATCAACGTGGCGAATGGTGTGCAGGGAGTACCGTCAGACTATTCGCCCTATAACACTCCATTCTTCCCCACGCCTGCAAATGGTGGAAGTACGAGCGATCCCAACTACAAGTACTACGAGACAAATACCAGCTTCTTTACATTGAACAATGGAAGTAAGGTGACAGCCACCTACAATCCTGGCATTAATCCGCTTCTTCACAGGTATCAGCTGGGCCCGTTCAATTGGACCATGGACGCTTCTATTTTCAAGGCTGTCAAGGTCACGGAAAAGGCGGCTCTACAGATCAACGCGGACTTTTTCAATGTGCTCAACGAGCCAGGACTCAAAAATCCAGACTTAACGAGTGGCATTGTCGACCCAACTTTTTCCTCTAACACTCCACGACAGATGCAGCTAACGCTGCGATTGCTTTTCTAA
- a CDS encoding Rossmann-fold NAD(P)-binding domain-containing protein, with the protein MRPAWLSDEYEVDYETTERNEPFKGTEASLLLSSSAFVNQRLFTQNLGINKPNTNGDKPSFY; encoded by the coding sequence CTGCGTCCGGCATGGCTTAGCGACGAGTACGAAGTTGACTACGAAACAACAGAACGCAACGAGCCATTCAAAGGGACAGAGGCGTCGCTGCTCTTGTCGTCGAGTGCATTCGTAAACCAAAGGCTTTTCACACAAAATCTCGGCATCAACAAACCAAATACAAACGGGGATAAACCATCTTTCTACTAA